Proteins from a single region of Malaclemys terrapin pileata isolate rMalTer1 chromosome 25, rMalTer1.hap1, whole genome shotgun sequence:
- the LOC128829108 gene encoding transmembrane ascorbate-dependent reductase CYB561, which produces MEDDLTRPASPAGLSWYMAASQLLGLTVIAMTGAWMGQYRGGIAWESVLQFNVHPLCMVIGMVFLQGDALLVYRVFRNETKRSAKILHGLLHAFALLIALVGVIAVFDYHRKKGFADMYSLHSWCGIAAFSLYFIQWLVGFSFFLFPGASFSLRSRYKPQHIFFGVFLLALSIATCLLGIKELLLFSIQATYSSFVPEGILANVLGLLLIVFGLVIGYILTRDEWKRPPLAEELALSMDFKTLTKGESPSSSQ; this is translated from the exons ATGGAGGACGATCTCACCAGGCCTGCGAGCCCGGCAGGGCTCTCCTGGTACATGGCAGCCTCTCAGCTGTTAGGTTTGACTGTGATCGCCATGACCGGCGCCTGGATGGGCCAGTACCGGGGCGGTATTGCTTGGGAAAGCGTGCTGCAATTCAACGTCCACCCTCTCTGCATGGTCATTGGCATGGTCTTCCTCCAAGGGGATG CTCTCCTGGTTTACCGGGTCTTCAGGAACGAGACCAAGCGCTCAGCCAAAATCCTCCACGGGCTCCTCCACGCCTTCGCGCTGCTCATCGCCCTTGTGG GGGTGATCGCCGTGTTCGATTACCACAGGAAGAAAGGCTTTGCAGACATGTACAGCCTGCACAGCTGGTGCGGAATAGCAGCCTTCAGCCTCTACTTCAtccag tggCTCGTGGGCTTCAGCTTCTTCCTGTTTCCTGGAGCGTCCTTCTCGCTCCGCAGCAGATACAAACCACAGCACATCTTCTTCGGCGTCTTCCTCCTCGCTCTCTCCATCGCCACCTGCCTCCTGGGCATCAAGGAGCTGCTCCTCTTCAGTATCCA GGCCACCTACAGCTCGTTCGTGCCTGAAGGGATCCTGGCCAACGTCCTGGGCCTGCTGCTGATCGTCTTTGGCCTGGTAATCGGCTACATCCTGACGCGGGACGAGTGGAAGCGGCCGCCcctggctgaggagctggccctgtccatgGATTTTAAAACCCTCACTAAGGGGgagagccccagcagcagccagtga